A region of Planococcus sp. MSAK28401 DNA encodes the following proteins:
- the galU gene encoding UTP--glucose-1-phosphate uridylyltransferase GalU: MKKVTKAIIPAAGLGTRFLPATKAMPKEMLPILDKPTIQYIIEEAVASGIEDIIIVTGKGKRAIEDHFDNNFELEANLLEKGKIELLEKVQKTSKVEIHYIRQKEPKGLGHAVWSARKFIGNEPFAILLGDDIVQAEKPGLKQLIEQFESTQSSVIGVQTVPFEDTHRYGIIEPNSSNGRLYSVNKFVEKPIQGTAPSNLAIMGRYILTPEIFGLLAKQETGAGGEIQLTDAIQKLNEVQNVFAYDFEGKRYDVGEMLGFVKTTIEFALQDPVIKDDLLNFIEELKKEFSKELA, encoded by the coding sequence ATGAAAAAAGTAACCAAGGCAATAATACCCGCTGCCGGATTAGGGACGAGATTCTTGCCCGCCACTAAAGCAATGCCCAAAGAAATGTTACCCATCCTAGATAAACCTACAATACAATACATAATCGAGGAAGCTGTCGCTTCTGGAATTGAAGATATAATAATTGTGACTGGCAAAGGAAAAAGAGCGATTGAAGATCACTTTGATAATAATTTTGAACTTGAAGCGAATTTGCTTGAAAAAGGCAAAATAGAATTATTGGAAAAAGTACAAAAAACATCAAAAGTAGAAATCCATTATATTCGTCAAAAAGAACCCAAAGGGCTAGGGCATGCCGTATGGAGCGCGAGAAAATTTATTGGCAACGAGCCATTTGCTATTTTATTGGGAGACGATATTGTTCAAGCTGAAAAACCTGGATTAAAGCAATTGATCGAACAATTTGAAAGCACACAAAGCTCGGTAATAGGTGTTCAAACAGTTCCATTTGAGGATACTCACCGATACGGAATCATTGAACCGAATTCGTCAAATGGCAGATTATATTCAGTAAATAAGTTTGTGGAAAAACCTATACAAGGAACTGCCCCTTCCAATTTAGCTATTATGGGGCGGTATATTTTGACACCTGAGATATTCGGTCTTCTAGCCAAACAAGAAACGGGAGCAGGAGGAGAAATACAATTAACAGACGCAATACAAAAATTAAATGAAGTACAAAATGTTTTTGCTTATGATTTTGAAGGAAAGCGTTATGACGTTGGTGAGATGCTAGGATTTGTAAAAACAACAATTGAATTTGCTTTACAAGACCCAGTCATTAAAGATGATTTATTGAATTTTATTGAAGAACTAAAAAAAGAATTCTCTAAAGAATTAGCATAG
- a CDS encoding tyrosine-protein phosphatase, protein MIDTHAHILPALDDGPATMEHTKRLLDMAVKEQLTGIIATPHGHHPNFKTDVAALQIQLKIVKDYVKEAQLPLEIYSGQECRLSDKLPEWLTNGEALTLAESRYVLLELPSNGIPVYTVPVIQQLITSGYIPIIAHAERNQGIIQKPERLKKLLVHGAMAQVTAGSLSGSFGKSIQKTALQLIDANLIHIYGSDVHSEDVRPFHFNAGLDVLERKKRHIMVDILLENNDRILLDQDLYVLEPQDIEKGKWWNIFA, encoded by the coding sequence ATGATTGATACGCATGCACATATCTTACCGGCGCTGGACGATGGCCCAGCCACAATGGAACATACGAAGCGGCTATTGGATATGGCTGTCAAAGAGCAGTTGACTGGAATCATTGCTACTCCACACGGACATCACCCTAACTTCAAGACTGATGTAGCTGCACTTCAAATACAGTTGAAAATAGTGAAGGATTATGTGAAAGAAGCGCAATTGCCGCTAGAAATCTACAGCGGACAGGAATGTCGCTTATCGGACAAGCTCCCAGAGTGGCTCACAAATGGCGAGGCCTTGACTTTGGCGGAATCACGCTATGTTCTACTCGAGCTTCCGTCAAACGGAATCCCTGTTTATACAGTGCCAGTCATTCAGCAATTGATCACTTCAGGTTACATTCCAATTATTGCCCATGCAGAACGCAACCAAGGAATTATTCAAAAGCCTGAACGCTTAAAAAAATTGCTGGTCCACGGTGCAATGGCACAAGTAACAGCCGGATCATTGTCTGGCAGTTTTGGTAAAAGCATTCAAAAGACGGCACTTCAGCTTATCGATGCAAATCTAATTCACATATATGGGTCAGATGTACACAGTGAGGATGTACGTCCATTTCACTTTAATGCAGGGCTTGATGTCCTTGAAAGAAAGAAACGGCACATTATGGTTGACATACTATTAGAGAATAATGACCGGATATTACTAGATCAAGATTTATATGTTCTTGAGCCACAAGACATAGAGAAGGGCAAGTGGTGGAATATCTTTGCTTAA
- a CDS encoding CpsD/CapB family tyrosine-protein kinase, which translates to MAKKKQLQETARKVITHTTPRSIVSEQFRTLRTNVNFASPDQELRSIVITSAAPGEGKSTTSANLATVFAQEGKNVLLVDGDMRKPTTHYTFHMPNTIGLSNVLTRQTTVEDAIRPTKIERLDLMTCGPIPPNPAELLASNAMGMLIADLKKRYDVVIFDAPPVLSVTDGQVLANKCDGAIIVINSGSTDKEMAAKAKEAIEASNSKLIGAVLNNFELAKDSHYYQYYGTAE; encoded by the coding sequence ATGGCCAAGAAGAAACAGCTGCAGGAAACCGCGCGTAAAGTCATTACGCATACGACTCCTCGCTCAATCGTCTCTGAACAATTTCGTACCTTGCGGACCAATGTCAACTTTGCTTCGCCAGATCAAGAGCTTCGCTCAATCGTGATCACATCTGCTGCACCGGGCGAAGGAAAGTCCACAACGTCAGCGAACTTAGCAACGGTATTCGCACAAGAAGGAAAAAATGTCTTGCTTGTCGATGGCGACATGCGAAAGCCAACAACTCATTATACATTCCATATGCCAAACACCATTGGTTTATCCAATGTTCTAACGCGTCAAACAACTGTTGAAGATGCAATCCGTCCAACAAAGATTGAGCGCTTAGATTTGATGACATGCGGGCCGATTCCGCCAAACCCTGCAGAACTATTGGCATCTAACGCAATGGGGATGCTCATTGCGGATTTGAAAAAACGATATGATGTTGTGATCTTCGATGCTCCGCCTGTTCTGTCAGTAACTGACGGACAGGTGTTGGCGAACAAGTGTGACGGTGCGATTATAGTCATTAACTCTGGCAGCACAGACAAAGAAATGGCAGCTAAAGCAAAAGAAGCCATTGAAGCATCTAACAGCAAGTTGATCGGCGCCGTATTAAACAATTTTGAGCTAGCAAAAGATAGCCATTATTACCAATACTACGGCACGGCTGAGTAA
- a CDS encoding YveK family protein yields the protein MEETISLQDLFKTLKKNLGIITLTTILAITIAGAVSFLFLTPIYENSTQILVNQEQTEASQLTNQNIQTDLQLINTYSVIIKSPAILDQVIEQMNLDLSAEELTEKITVNTAENSQVVNVIIRDEDPAQAVEIANTTAEVFESDVRELMNVDNVSILSPAVLKENPSPVEPNPILNMAIAAVVGLMLGVGIAFLREYLDTSMKTEQDIEDILGVPLLGVISPIKEEAKMQSAPTTNRRKRGNLNGQEETAAGNRA from the coding sequence ATGGAAGAGACTATTAGCTTACAAGACTTATTCAAAACATTAAAGAAGAACCTAGGGATTATTACCCTAACGACGATTCTTGCGATCACTATTGCTGGAGCAGTTTCATTCTTGTTCTTGACGCCGATTTACGAAAACTCAACACAAATCCTCGTCAACCAAGAGCAAACTGAAGCATCACAACTAACCAACCAAAATATTCAAACCGATCTTCAGCTCATTAACACATATTCTGTGATTATTAAAAGTCCGGCCATCCTTGATCAAGTCATTGAACAAATGAACTTGGATTTAAGTGCGGAGGAATTAACTGAGAAAATTACAGTTAATACTGCCGAAAACTCACAAGTTGTGAACGTCATAATACGTGATGAAGATCCAGCCCAAGCGGTTGAAATCGCCAATACAACAGCAGAAGTTTTTGAAAGTGATGTTCGTGAGTTGATGAACGTAGATAACGTATCAATTTTATCACCGGCAGTTCTGAAAGAAAATCCAAGCCCAGTCGAACCGAATCCTATTTTGAATATGGCGATTGCCGCAGTAGTCGGATTGATGTTAGGAGTGGGTATTGCATTCTTGCGTGAATACCTCGATACCTCAATGAAAACAGAACAAGACATTGAAGACATTCTAGGTGTCCCGTTACTAGGTGTGATCTCACCAATCAAAGAAGAAGCAAAAATGCAGTCAGCTCCAACTACTAATAGAAGAAAGCGAGGGAATTTAAATGGCCAAGAAGAAACAGCTGCAGGAAACCGCGCGTAA